The DNA sequence CTTATTGGGCGGAATGATTGCTTGGCAGTTGATGCGGCGAGGGTAGGTGGACTTTCCTTTGGAGACTCTTTTTCACAGAGGGAGTCGGAAAATATTTTTTGGTTACATTTGTTTTGTTAGTGAGTTTTTTCTCCGTCCCTTACCCATAATTTGCAATGAAGGCTTTTTTTAGTTTTGTTGCCATTTTGTTAACGTTTAGCGTATGTGCTTCCACGCAAGACGATCATATGGTAAGGGTACTTTTTTGCCAAGATATCCTGGATAAAAGCAGCTTAAGCGAGGACGATTTTCGTCAGTTGGATAGTGCCTTGTTTCAAGTCAACTACTATCTTTCTAATACTGCTATAGCGCTTTATCATCGTGCGATCCAGCAGGCTGACCAGTCGGCGGATGGAAGTAAATACGCGGGGATTTTTGAATTAAGGCTTGCCGATATTTACTGGGATTTTGAAAAGCTGGATTCTTCCTCTTATTATATTGATCTGGCAGCTGCCCGGTTCAAAGCTTCAGGCGATGAATTGGCTTACGCCAGGACAGCCAATATCAGGAGATTGATCAAGGCAGCGGAAGGCGATTTTTTAGCTGCGCATGAAATAAGTTTCGACGCTTTGCATGTTTTTGAAAAGTATGGTAACAAGATGGGCATTGGCATTGCCAACCGAGATATCGCGTCCATCATGATTCACGAGAAGAAATATCAGGAAGCTTTGGCCTATTGTACAAAAAGCATTGTCACACTAGAGTCGATTGATTACTGGTATGAACTTGTTTTCAGTCATCAGCGCATGGCGATCATCTATCGTAATCTTGGTGACTTTCAAAAAGCGTTATCGTTTCTCCAAAAAGGAATTGCGGCCTGTTACCAATTAGAAGGTTTTCGGGTGTATCAGGCAGTAGCCAAGTTGTACTGGACACGCGGATACATTTACGAAGCGGCCGGTAAGTATGATCAAGCGATTACCTGCTTGGATTCCTCCGTCTATTTTGCTCATCAGATTAACTTGTCCTTTGATCGTTGGGTCTATGATAGCAAGGGCCGTATTTAGTAATATTTCCAATGACAACATCCGCGAAGCCCAAACTACTGATGGTAGAAGACGATATGATTATCGCTGCCGATAACCTGGAAAAAGTGGATGCCATCAGCGAGCATTACGAATTTCTAACGATCAACGCCCGGCAAATTCCCATCTCGCGCCGCATGAAGGAGCAGGTAATCAACCGGATTAAAATGATTTGAGGGTTATTCACGGAGCTCTAGTACCAACCATATAGCAGTAAATATTGACCGTTCGGAAACAGCGGCCTCTGCGTGGGAAGCTATCACCGGTTACTGACACTTTTGCACTTATCTTATGGTGACAAAAGCACAGAGATGCCTATACCATCCTACCCTAAAATATTAATCGTAGAAAACGAGCTCATCATTGCCGCAGATGTATTGGTGCAATTCTCAAAACTGGGGTGCCAAATGTTGGGCATTCATGCCCGGGCCATAGATGCCCTGAAGACTATCGTTGCAAATCGTCCTGATCTTGTGATCATTAATGTTGGTTTGCCAGGCAAACTCAATGGCTTGGCGGCTGCCCGCTTGATGACGCAAGACTACCACCTTCCGCTCATCTTTTTGAGTTCGCATACCGATGAGGACAGTTTGCAAGGTGCCCTGGCACTGCGCCCTTGGGCGTTTATTGCCAAACCTTTTATCAATGAGGACTTGGAAAACGCCCTAGCGTATATCCTGACGCGACTAGCGCAACCATTGAGGGAATTAGATTACCAGAATACTTGTAAATTATTTTTTAATGGTGAAGTGTATCGACTTAAGCTTCCTCCTCCACTGGAAGATTGAAAGTTACCATTCGGAAATAGAAGACGACCGTTCGGAAGTCGGTCTTTTTAAGGGGGTGGAATAGCGCTAATTTGCAAGTGAAATTAATTATTGGCAATCTTAAAAACTAGCGTTTAGTTTTTAAGTACTTAAAACTCATTAATTATGGCTTACGTATTTAATATGCTCAACACGACTCAAAAAGAGATTACCGTTTACTGGTACGACTGGAACGATGGGAGTCACCTGATTGCTGCGGGCACCTATCATATTTCCAGCAAAGGAAATGCGGACATTAATGCCTTAGACAACGTAGTGATCCAAATGGATTTGTACGACAAAAAAAATAAGGTATTAGGCGGAATTTGGCAGAATTTTTATGCGACCAAACGACCAATGCAAATTGTAGAAAAAGAAGGCATCTATTCAATAGAATATAGAAAGGAGTAAAAATCACTCAAAGATTTCAATGAAATAACCATTAAGCGTCTCAAAACCCAAGAGGCTACCTTTTTATTCTTTTGAAGATCTAGTGTGATTTCAATCATCGCATAATGATGATTATCCTACCTAAGACCAATATTAGGCCAGATTCAGGAATGAGTCTGGCTTTTTGCTGGGTGCCATTCATACCATTATACTAAGTAATTAGCTTTAGCCAGATGGTCAAAGAAGTTAACCTCGTATCGCGGTGCTGGCTCAACTACTTCCAACGAGCCAATATGAAAGGCAAACTGGAAAAGTTAATGGGCTGGCTAAGACGTCGAATCCGTTGTTTTCGCTTGAAACAGTGCAAACGTACCATCTGAATAGCCAGATTTCTACAGGAACAAGGCATACCTAA is a window from the Lewinella sp. LCG006 genome containing:
- a CDS encoding tetratricopeptide repeat protein, which produces MVRVLFCQDILDKSSLSEDDFRQLDSALFQVNYYLSNTAIALYHRAIQQADQSADGSKYAGIFELRLADIYWDFEKLDSSSYYIDLAAARFKASGDELAYARTANIRRLIKAAEGDFLAAHEISFDALHVFEKYGNKMGIGIANRDIASIMIHEKKYQEALAYCTKSIVTLESIDYWYELVFSHQRMAIIYRNLGDFQKALSFLQKGIAACYQLEGFRVYQAVAKLYWTRGYIYEAAGKYDQAITCLDSSVYFAHQINLSFDRWVYDSKGRI
- a CDS encoding response regulator, coding for MPIPSYPKILIVENELIIAADVLVQFSKLGCQMLGIHARAIDALKTIVANRPDLVIINVGLPGKLNGLAAARLMTQDYHLPLIFLSSHTDEDSLQGALALRPWAFIAKPFINEDLENALAYILTRLAQPLRELDYQNTCKLFFNGEVYRLKLPPPLED
- a CDS encoding group II intron maturase-specific domain-containing protein; its protein translation is MVKEVNLVSRCWLNYFQRANMKGKLEKLMGWLRRRIRCFRLKQCKRTI